One Sinorhizobium mexicanum genomic region harbors:
- a CDS encoding c-type cytochrome, translating into MKIRAIILSAALAGVGVTVVAAADEPQAVRQQLMKKVGKAAGALSGIAKGEKPYDAEIVKASLTTISETVKIFPTHFPAGSETGSETEASPKIWQNMDDFKAKAAKLGTDASTFLAQLPADKAGVGAALGILGKDCSSCHETYRLKKD; encoded by the coding sequence ATGAAGATACGAGCTATTATTCTTTCCGCCGCCCTCGCAGGCGTGGGTGTCACCGTCGTGGCGGCGGCGGACGAGCCACAGGCGGTGCGCCAGCAATTGATGAAGAAAGTCGGTAAGGCCGCCGGTGCGTTGAGCGGTATTGCCAAGGGCGAAAAACCCTACGATGCGGAAATCGTCAAGGCATCGCTGACGACGATCAGCGAGACGGTGAAGATCTTCCCGACACATTTCCCGGCGGGCTCGGAAACCGGCTCGGAAACCGAAGCAAGCCCGAAGATCTGGCAAAACATGGACGACTTCAAGGCCAAGGCTGCCAAGCTCGGCACCGACGCGAGCACCTTCCTCGCCCAGCTTCCCGCCGACAAGGCTGGCGTTGGCGCTGCGCTCGGCATTCTCGGCAAGGACTGCTCCAGCTGTCACGAAACCTATCGCCTGAAAAAGGACTGA
- a CDS encoding c-type cytochrome, translating to MGRRTTKLLSGLVVLALAGAGVFWWLTKPAPWDEAHWEGLGEPDLANGEQVFWAGGCVSCHAAPGAQDDARLVLSGGRALKSPFGTFHVPNISPDESAGIGDWTLAEFGNAMTRGVGQNGEHLYPSFPYGSYVRMTAKDINDLWGYLQTLPKSTNVTPPHDLPFPYNIRLALGGWKLLFFSDEPRVEVNTADAKLARGQYLVEGPGHCGECHTPRNALGGFETGRWLAGAPNPEGEGRIPNITPGSKSVGSWSASDIASYLETGFTPDFDSVGGSMVEVQKNLARLSPPDREAIAAYLKALPPL from the coding sequence ATGGGCCGGCGAACAACGAAACTGCTGTCTGGTCTGGTCGTGCTGGCTCTTGCCGGAGCCGGCGTTTTTTGGTGGCTGACGAAACCTGCTCCGTGGGATGAAGCCCATTGGGAGGGGCTCGGCGAACCGGACCTCGCCAACGGCGAACAGGTTTTCTGGGCAGGCGGCTGCGTCAGCTGCCATGCTGCGCCGGGGGCACAGGATGACGCGCGGCTCGTGCTTTCAGGTGGCCGGGCACTGAAAAGCCCGTTTGGTACCTTCCATGTTCCCAACATCTCGCCCGATGAAAGTGCCGGCATCGGCGACTGGACGCTCGCCGAGTTCGGCAACGCCATGACGCGCGGTGTCGGGCAAAATGGCGAGCACCTCTATCCATCTTTCCCGTACGGTTCCTACGTGCGCATGACTGCCAAGGATATCAATGATCTCTGGGGATATCTGCAGACGCTGCCGAAGAGCACCAATGTGACGCCACCGCATGACTTGCCGTTTCCCTATAATATCCGCTTGGCGCTCGGCGGCTGGAAGCTCTTGTTCTTCAGCGACGAGCCGCGCGTCGAGGTGAATACGGCGGATGCGAAGCTCGCCCGCGGGCAGTATCTGGTCGAAGGTCCCGGCCATTGCGGCGAGTGCCACACGCCGCGCAACGCGCTCGGTGGGTTCGAGACTGGCAGGTGGCTCGCCGGCGCGCCGAACCCCGAGGGCGAAGGCCGCATCCCGAACATCACGCCGGGCTCGAAAAGTGTCGGCAGTTGGAGCGCGTCCGACATTGCCTCCTACCTGGAGACCGGCTTTACTCCGGATTTTGATTCAGTGGGCGGCTCGATGGTCGAGGTACAGAAGAACCTGGCGAGGCTTTCACCCCCCGACCGCGAGGCGATCGCCGCCTATCTGAAGGCGCTTCCGCCGCTTTGA
- a CDS encoding DJ-1/PfpI family protein, whose translation MRLAIVLTEGFADWECALLMATARTELGLDVLIATPGGTVVTSMGGLHITPHLPTKTLAPAEFDALVLCGGSTWETAAAPNLTAMIHAFHGKDRVVAGICGATLALAASGILNEADHTGNSAESLSAVAGYRGHQHYCDQPQALRSGRLVTAAGTAPVSFTAEIFHALGLGSAALDDYLSLYAKEHAVVPATR comes from the coding sequence ATGCGCCTCGCAATCGTCCTGACGGAAGGTTTCGCCGACTGGGAATGCGCGCTGCTGATGGCCACGGCGCGCACCGAGCTCGGGCTCGACGTGCTGATCGCCACGCCCGGCGGCACCGTGGTGACGTCGATGGGCGGCCTTCACATCACCCCGCACCTGCCGACCAAAACGCTGGCACCGGCGGAGTTCGATGCGCTTGTGCTCTGCGGCGGCTCAACCTGGGAAACCGCGGCAGCGCCCAATCTCACCGCGATGATCCATGCCTTCCATGGGAAAGACCGCGTCGTCGCAGGGATTTGCGGGGCGACGCTTGCGCTCGCCGCCAGCGGTATTCTCAACGAAGCGGACCACACGGGCAACTCGGCCGAAAGTCTCTCGGCGGTCGCCGGCTATCGCGGTCACCAGCACTACTGCGACCAACCGCAGGCCCTTCGCAGCGGCCGGCTGGTGACTGCTGCGGGCACGGCCCCGGTCAGTTTTACGGCCGAGATTTTCCACGCGCTCGGCCTCGGTTCCGCAGCGCTTGACGATTATCTTTCGCTCTACGCGAAGGAACATGCGGTCGTTCCAGCTACACGGTAG
- a CDS encoding GNAT family N-acetyltransferase: protein MLQTATPSLHPMPSVRPPLVTIRCAKPRDLPALHEMIVELAALHDDDAPLAPERLERDLFSRTPWITALVAEAGNQLIGYAILVPTYRAAEGMRGMELHHLFVRPGHRGTGIGRHLVAKAREQARIAGCDYLSVSAATGNFQAHRFYESERFVPRPVTGMRYMQKLG, encoded by the coding sequence ATGTTGCAGACCGCCACCCCTTCCCTTCATCCGATGCCATCGGTACGTCCACCGCTGGTGACGATCCGTTGCGCCAAACCGCGCGATCTTCCCGCGTTGCACGAGATGATCGTCGAGCTCGCGGCGCTTCACGACGACGACGCACCGCTTGCGCCGGAACGGCTTGAGCGCGACCTCTTCAGCCGCACGCCCTGGATCACAGCGCTCGTCGCCGAAGCCGGCAACCAGTTGATCGGATACGCCATCCTTGTGCCGACCTACCGAGCGGCAGAAGGCATGCGCGGCATGGAACTGCATCACCTCTTCGTGCGTCCCGGCCACCGCGGCACCGGTATCGGCCGACACCTCGTTGCCAAGGCGCGCGAACAGGCGCGCATCGCCGGCTGCGACTATCTTTCCGTCAGCGCCGCCACCGGCAATTTCCAGGCGCATCGCTTCTACGAATCCGAGCGCTTCGTACCTCGACCTGTCACGGGCATGCGCTATATGCAGAAACTTGGCTGA
- a CDS encoding MerR family transcriptional regulator, with protein sequence MYSIGDLSRRTGVKIPTIRYYEQMGLIEAPERSEGNQRRYEKRELERLAFIRHARDLGLSIEAIRDLVALSEHPEHPCGEADRIATEHLAAVREKIARLRKLESELERIVACDGDHKIGDCYVIRALADHSMCESEH encoded by the coding sequence ATGTATTCGATCGGTGACCTTTCGCGCCGCACCGGCGTCAAGATACCGACTATTCGCTACTACGAGCAGATGGGATTGATCGAGGCTCCGGAACGCTCGGAAGGCAATCAACGGCGTTATGAAAAACGCGAGCTCGAACGATTGGCGTTCATACGCCACGCACGCGATCTGGGACTCTCGATCGAGGCGATCCGCGACCTTGTGGCGCTCAGCGAGCATCCGGAGCACCCTTGCGGCGAGGCGGACCGCATCGCCACCGAACACCTCGCCGCGGTGCGGGAAAAAATCGCCAGGCTGCGAAAGCTGGAAAGCGAACTGGAACGCATCGTCGCCTGTGATGGCGACCATAAGATCGGCGACTGCTACGTCATCCGGGCGCTCGCCGACCACTCGATGTGCGAGAGCGAGCACTGA
- the bla gene encoding class A beta-lactamase, whose product MPLFINRRTMLIGSAMLYPALVLPGTARAVAEANDDVSKQLAEIEERTGGRLGVAVLDTETNISFGQRESERFAMCSTFKALAAACVLARVDRGEEKLDRRVEFGKDALVPYSPVTEKHAGGDGMTVAELCEAAVTLSDNAAGNLLLKSFGGPEGLTTWLRSIDDQTTRLDRTEPELNEAKPGDPRDTTTPAAMLETLGNLTLGPVLSESSRVRFIDWMVANKTGDARLRAGMPKDWRIGDKTGTSETGAASDIAVVWPKDRGPILITVYIAEAKTPVKELNPVFAEVGKIVAGMA is encoded by the coding sequence GTGCCCTTGTTCATCAATCGCCGCACGATGCTCATCGGTTCCGCGATGCTCTACCCGGCACTCGTTCTCCCCGGCACGGCGCGCGCCGTTGCAGAGGCGAATGACGATGTCTCGAAGCAACTCGCCGAAATCGAAGAACGGACGGGCGGTCGCCTCGGCGTCGCAGTGCTCGATACCGAAACGAACATCTCTTTCGGCCAGCGCGAAAGCGAGCGCTTTGCCATGTGCTCGACGTTCAAGGCACTGGCCGCGGCCTGCGTGCTCGCCCGTGTGGATCGGGGTGAGGAAAAGCTCGACCGGCGCGTCGAGTTCGGCAAGGACGCGCTGGTTCCCTATTCGCCGGTGACGGAGAAACATGCGGGCGGCGATGGCATGACGGTCGCCGAGCTCTGTGAGGCGGCGGTGACGCTCAGCGACAACGCTGCGGGCAACCTGCTGCTTAAGAGTTTCGGAGGACCGGAAGGATTGACGACCTGGCTGCGGTCGATCGACGATCAGACAACGCGGCTTGATCGCACCGAGCCCGAACTCAACGAGGCAAAGCCAGGGGATCCGCGTGACACGACAACGCCGGCTGCCATGCTGGAAACCCTCGGCAACCTGACGCTCGGACCGGTTCTGTCCGAGAGTTCCCGTGTACGCTTCATCGACTGGATGGTCGCCAACAAGACCGGCGATGCGCGCCTTCGGGCCGGCATGCCGAAGGATTGGCGCATCGGCGACAAGACCGGGACGAGCGAGACCGGCGCGGCGTCGGATATTGCCGTCGTTTGGCCGAAGGATCGCGGGCCGATACTGATCACGGTCTACATCGCCGAGGCCAAGACGCCGGTGAAGGAACTGAATCCCGTCTTCGCCGAGGTCGGAAAGATTGTTGCCGGGATGGCTTGA
- a CDS encoding glucose/quinate/shikimate family membrane-bound PQQ-dependent dehydrogenase, with protein MLIVLTAILFALIGLALGAGGIKLLMLGGSPYYLIAALGFLLTALLLFRRRAAALWVYALVVVGSLAWAVWEVGFDWWQLGPRGGIIILLGLWLLTPWIRRPLGFVSPSGEHYSAAAWPLAIASLVSIGVAIFAMTQDPHDIRGDLPSGAIAKANLGGNVPPGEWHQYGRTLFGQRYSPLDQINAENVANLRVAWQYQTGDVKRPDDIGETTYQVTPLKVKDTLYLCTPHNWAIALDARTGEEKWKYDSNSGMNPDRQHQTCRGVTYWADPAATPGTACAERVYLPTSDARLIALDAANGEVCTGFADNGVLHLEQGMKYNPAGYYYSTSPPVAVAGKIIVGGAVNDNYSTQEQSGVIRAFDINSGVLLWNWDSGNPDQTAPLPAGQFYTTNSPNSWAVSSVDESLGLIYVPLGNQVPDQLGMGRSEHVEKYSSSIVALDINTGAVRWVRQTVHHDLWDMDVPAQPSLIDITKEDGIVVPALVGPTKQGDLYVLDRRSGEPIIPVEEAAAPGGAISEDFTSPTQPVSGLTFMPPPLQERDMWGVSMFDQLACRIAFRSLKYEGRYTPPSLEGTLVYPGNFGTFNWGSVAVDPERQVMFGMPTYLAFTSRLVPRDQIPPKQAGETGSEQGLNRNEGAPYGVVMGPFLGPLQIPCQAPPWGYVAGADLRTGKIAYKHKNGTVYDMTPLPLPLKVGVPGIGGPMITKGDIAFLGAAVDNYLRAYDLTTGRQLWEARLPAGGQSTPMTYAVADKQYVLMVAGGHGSVGTKPGDYVIAYTLP; from the coding sequence ATGCTCATCGTGCTGACGGCCATTCTCTTCGCCCTGATCGGTCTCGCGCTTGGAGCGGGAGGGATCAAACTCCTGATGCTGGGCGGCAGTCCCTATTACCTGATCGCGGCGCTCGGTTTTCTGCTGACGGCGCTGCTGCTTTTCCGCAGGCGCGCCGCAGCGCTTTGGGTCTATGCGCTCGTCGTCGTGGGCTCGCTCGCCTGGGCCGTCTGGGAGGTCGGCTTCGACTGGTGGCAACTCGGGCCCCGTGGCGGCATCATCATCCTGCTCGGGCTCTGGCTGCTTACTCCCTGGATCCGGCGCCCGCTCGGCTTTGTCAGCCCTTCCGGCGAGCACTACAGCGCCGCGGCATGGCCGCTCGCCATCGCCAGCCTTGTTTCGATCGGCGTCGCCATATTCGCGATGACGCAGGATCCGCACGATATCCGCGGTGACCTGCCGAGCGGTGCGATCGCCAAAGCCAATCTCGGCGGCAATGTGCCGCCCGGCGAGTGGCACCAGTACGGCCGGACACTCTTCGGGCAACGCTATTCGCCGCTCGACCAGATCAATGCGGAAAACGTCGCAAATCTCAGGGTCGCCTGGCAATACCAGACGGGCGACGTGAAGCGACCTGACGATATCGGCGAAACCACCTACCAGGTGACGCCGCTCAAGGTGAAGGACACGCTGTACCTCTGCACGCCGCACAATTGGGCGATCGCGCTCGACGCCAGGACCGGCGAGGAGAAGTGGAAGTACGACTCCAATTCCGGCATGAACCCCGACCGCCAGCACCAGACCTGCCGCGGTGTCACCTATTGGGCCGATCCGGCAGCGACCCCCGGCACCGCTTGCGCCGAACGCGTTTATCTGCCGACGTCCGACGCGCGCCTGATCGCGCTTGACGCGGCAAACGGCGAGGTCTGCACGGGCTTTGCCGACAATGGCGTCCTGCATCTGGAACAGGGGATGAAGTACAATCCGGCTGGCTACTACTACTCGACGTCGCCGCCGGTCGCAGTCGCGGGCAAGATCATCGTCGGCGGTGCCGTCAACGACAACTACTCTACCCAGGAACAATCCGGCGTCATCCGCGCCTTCGACATCAACAGCGGCGTGCTGCTCTGGAACTGGGACAGCGGCAACCCCGACCAGACGGCTCCCCTGCCGGCCGGTCAGTTCTACACGACCAATTCGCCGAACAGCTGGGCGGTGTCCTCGGTCGACGAAAGCTTGGGCCTGATCTATGTGCCGCTCGGCAACCAGGTGCCGGACCAGCTCGGCATGGGGCGCAGCGAGCACGTGGAGAAATATTCCTCCTCGATCGTCGCGCTTGACATCAACACCGGCGCAGTACGCTGGGTGCGCCAGACCGTGCACCACGACCTCTGGGACATGGACGTGCCTGCGCAACCATCGCTCATCGACATCACCAAGGAAGATGGAATCGTCGTGCCGGCGCTCGTCGGGCCGACCAAGCAGGGCGACCTCTATGTACTCGACCGGCGGAGTGGCGAGCCGATCATTCCGGTTGAGGAAGCCGCCGCACCCGGGGGCGCTATCTCCGAGGACTTTACTTCGCCAACCCAGCCCGTCTCCGGCCTCACGTTCATGCCGCCACCACTCCAAGAGCGGGACATGTGGGGTGTCTCGATGTTCGACCAGCTCGCGTGCCGCATCGCCTTCAGGTCGCTGAAATACGAGGGCCGCTATACGCCGCCCTCGCTCGAAGGAACACTGGTCTATCCCGGCAATTTCGGCACCTTCAACTGGGGCTCGGTGGCGGTCGACCCCGAACGGCAGGTGATGTTCGGCATGCCGACCTACCTCGCCTTCACATCCCGGCTCGTTCCGCGCGACCAGATTCCACCAAAGCAGGCGGGCGAAACAGGCAGCGAGCAGGGCCTCAACCGCAATGAAGGCGCGCCCTACGGCGTCGTCATGGGTCCTTTCCTCGGCCCGCTGCAGATCCCCTGCCAGGCGCCTCCCTGGGGCTATGTCGCGGGCGCAGATCTCAGGACGGGCAAGATCGCCTACAAGCACAAGAACGGCACGGTCTACGACATGACGCCGCTGCCTCTGCCACTCAAAGTGGGTGTGCCGGGCATCGGCGGACCGATGATCACCAAGGGTGACATCGCCTTCCTGGGCGCCGCCGTCGACAACTATCTGAGGGCCTACGACCTCACGACCGGCAGACAGCTTTGGGAGGCGCGGCTTCCGGCAGGCGGGCAGTCGACGCCGATGACCTACGCCGTCGCCGACAAACAATATGTGCTGATGGTCGCCGGCGGCCACGGTTCGGTCGGCACGAAGCCGGGCGACTACGTCATCGCTTACACCCTGCCCTGA
- a CDS encoding protein adenylyltransferase SelO: protein MNYVPPQSASETAPFPFDNSYARLPANFYARVEPTSVAEPWLIKFNRKLAEELGLDTEALERDGAAIFSGNKVPPGAEPLAMAYAGHQFGTFVPQLGDGRAILLGEVIDRNGNRRDIQLKGSGQTPYSRRGDGRAALGPVLREYIVSEAMHALGVPTTRALAATVTGQPVYREQILPGAVFTRVAASHIRVGTFQFFAARGDMESVKALADYVIERHYPESKDSGQPYFSLFKAVAARQAGLIARWLHIGFIHGVMNTDNMAVSGETIDFGPCAFMDAYDPKKVFSSIDQFGRYAYANQPAIGQWNLARLAETLVPLFDPVADTAVNLANDALTEYGSIFQKHWLDGMRRKIGLSTEEDGDLDLVQSLLTLMHEGNADFTLVFRRLTASAEDKGADPALAELFEKPDAVSRWLRDWRGRLTREALDAGARAVSMRKANPAFIPRNHRVEQAIEAATRDADFSLFEALLEVTSRPYEDQPEHAAYAAPPEPGQEVLQTFCGT from the coding sequence ATGAACTACGTACCCCCGCAATCTGCCTCCGAGACGGCACCTTTTCCCTTCGACAACAGCTATGCGCGGTTGCCCGCGAACTTCTATGCTCGTGTCGAGCCGACATCGGTTGCGGAGCCCTGGCTGATCAAGTTCAACCGAAAGCTCGCCGAAGAGCTTGGTCTCGACACGGAAGCGCTCGAACGCGACGGCGCGGCGATCTTTTCGGGCAACAAGGTGCCGCCAGGCGCGGAGCCGCTTGCCATGGCCTATGCGGGACACCAGTTCGGCACCTTCGTCCCGCAGCTCGGCGACGGGCGCGCCATCCTGCTTGGCGAAGTGATCGATCGAAACGGAAACAGACGAGACATCCAGCTCAAGGGATCCGGCCAGACGCCCTATTCCCGCCGCGGCGACGGACGGGCGGCGCTCGGTCCGGTTCTGCGGGAATACATCGTCAGCGAAGCGATGCATGCGCTGGGCGTGCCGACGACCCGCGCGCTCGCCGCTACCGTCACCGGCCAGCCGGTCTATCGGGAGCAAATCCTGCCCGGTGCGGTCTTCACCCGCGTGGCCGCAAGCCATATCCGGGTCGGTACCTTTCAATTCTTTGCCGCCCGAGGGGACATGGAGTCGGTCAAGGCCCTCGCCGATTACGTGATCGAACGCCATTACCCGGAGTCGAAGGATAGCGGGCAACCCTATTTTTCGCTGTTCAAGGCGGTCGCCGCGCGGCAGGCCGGATTGATCGCCCGTTGGCTCCATATCGGCTTTATCCACGGGGTGATGAATACCGACAACATGGCAGTCTCCGGCGAGACGATCGATTTCGGCCCCTGCGCCTTCATGGACGCCTACGATCCGAAGAAGGTGTTCAGCTCGATCGACCAGTTCGGTCGCTATGCCTATGCCAACCAGCCCGCCATCGGCCAGTGGAATCTTGCGCGTCTGGCTGAAACGCTGGTACCGCTGTTCGATCCGGTTGCCGATACCGCGGTCAACCTCGCCAACGACGCACTGACCGAATACGGGTCGATCTTCCAGAAGCACTGGCTCGACGGGATGCGGCGCAAGATCGGGCTATCGACCGAAGAGGATGGGGATCTCGATCTTGTCCAATCGCTCCTCACCCTGATGCATGAGGGCAATGCAGACTTCACCCTCGTCTTTCGGCGCCTCACCGCATCGGCTGAAGACAAGGGCGCCGACCCGGCTCTCGCCGAGCTTTTCGAAAAACCTGATGCGGTTTCACGCTGGCTTCGCGACTGGCGCGGGCGCCTCACCCGCGAAGCGCTCGACGCCGGCGCGCGCGCCGTGTCGATGCGAAAGGCAAATCCGGCATTCATTCCGCGCAACCACCGCGTGGAACAGGCGATCGAGGCAGCGACTCGCGATGCGGATTTCTCGCTGTTCGAAGCGCTGCTCGAGGTGACGTCCAGGCCCTATGAAGACCAACCCGAGCACGCGGCCTACGCGGCGCCGCCTGAGCCTGGCCAAGAAGTGCTGCAGACCTTTTGCGGCACCTGA